One Desulfovibrio sp. genomic window carries:
- a CDS encoding ABC transporter ATP-binding protein, giving the protein MSCIQTRGLAYGQIRYNDLSIEGGKATFISGPSGSGKSTLLRLFNKTIAPTQGSVLYHGQNMDEIDSIALRREVLLAGQSVFLFDRTVGENFDAYCEARESAPLSAEDKQNFLRLCCANFPLDAPCVHLSGGERQRVFLAICLSFLPKVLMLDEPTSALDQETAERFMQQVLTFCRQRGMTVVAVSHDPALTERHAENVISLKAEVE; this is encoded by the coding sequence ATGTCCTGTATACAGACACGCGGCCTGGCCTACGGCCAGATACGCTATAACGATCTGAGCATAGAAGGCGGCAAGGCCACCTTTATCAGCGGCCCCAGCGGTAGCGGCAAAAGCACGCTGCTGCGGCTGTTCAACAAGACCATCGCGCCCACCCAGGGCTCGGTGCTGTACCACGGCCAGAATATGGACGAGATCGACAGCATCGCCCTGCGGCGAGAGGTTTTGCTGGCCGGGCAGTCTGTATTTCTCTTTGATCGCACTGTGGGCGAAAATTTTGACGCCTATTGCGAGGCCCGTGAAAGCGCACCCCTCTCGGCCGAAGACAAACAGAATTTTCTGCGCCTGTGCTGCGCCAATTTTCCGCTCGACGCGCCCTGTGTGCACCTTTCTGGCGGCGAGCGCCAGAGGGTGTTTCTTGCCATCTGTCTGTCATTTTTGCCCAAGGTGCTCATGCTCGACGAGCCCACCTCGGCCCTTGATCAGGAAACCGCCGAGCGGTTCATGCAGCAGGTACTGACCTTTTGCCGTCAGCGCGGCATGACCGTGGTGGCCGTAAGCCATGATCCGGCTCTCACTGAGCGGCACGCAGAAAATGTCATCAGCCTGAAGGCAGAGGTGGAATAG
- a CDS encoding ABC transporter permease: MNGVAQIQLGSFLLVYVLLLVVLGIMKKCRINQTKLLVLASARMTLQLIAAGYALTFLFEHPHPLLTMGYLTILVFFTIYLVLSRNKRLNPRFRVIVSVAIACCGLGIIVFFVTCIVGQSLFDPQYLIPISGMLMGNALTGVSLGLKSFWNGLEGQRARVEALLNIGATPEKVLFPFVCQALETALVPTLNSMLGMGIVVLPGMMTGQILSGTAPTTAILYQITIMVAICACVCLCCFCSLYFGYRTLWNTQKQLTF, translated from the coding sequence ATGAACGGAGTAGCCCAGATTCAGTTAGGTTCGTTTTTGCTCGTCTATGTGCTTCTGCTGGTGGTGCTCGGCATCATGAAAAAATGCCGCATCAACCAGACCAAACTGCTGGTGCTGGCCAGCGCACGCATGACCCTGCAGCTCATTGCCGCAGGCTATGCGCTGACCTTTCTGTTTGAGCATCCGCATCCGCTGCTCACCATGGGCTATCTGACCATACTGGTGTTTTTTACCATCTATCTGGTGCTCTCGCGCAACAAAAGGCTCAACCCTCGGTTTCGGGTAATCGTGTCTGTTGCCATTGCCTGTTGCGGCCTGGGCATCATTGTATTTTTCGTTACCTGTATTGTGGGGCAAAGCCTGTTTGACCCGCAATACCTCATACCTATCAGCGGCATGCTCATGGGCAACGCGCTTACCGGCGTCTCGCTGGGGCTCAAGTCGTTCTGGAACGGGCTTGAAGGCCAGCGGGCGCGCGTAGAAGCACTGCTGAACATCGGCGCTACGCCGGAGAAAGTGCTCTTTCCCTTTGTGTGCCAGGCGCTGGAAACAGCCCTTGTGCCCACCCTCAACTCCATGCTGGGTATGGGCATAGTGGTTCTGCCCGGCATGATGACAGGTCAGATACTTTCCGGCACGGCCCCCACCACGGCCATTCTGTACCAGATCACCATCATGGTGGCCATTTGCGCCTGCGTGTGCCTGTGCTGCTTCTGTTCGCTGTATTTCGGCTACAGAACGCTGTGGAACACCCAGAAGCAGCTGACGTTCTAG
- a CDS encoding TIGR01777 family oxidoreductase — protein sequence MHVLILGGTGFVGRYVAAALMREGHEVSVVSRSAGKGGNGPRRVVWNGWDGAALAGMLDGIDAIINLQGENIGGGRWTDERKQAIVNSRVETGRALCVALRMRREQSQTLPATLLQASASGYYGLWQENAPPCDEEAPSGKGFLADTCRQWEQSTVPAEALGVRRCVLRFAPVLGKKADGTPGGFIERMLPPFRMRVGGPLGSGRQPFCWTHLEDIARVASMLLQRIDLAGAFNICAPRTPSMSEFTRTLGKVCGSPSWLPVPATVLRLMLGQMAEELLLSGQNPKPLRLQAAGYAFRQPDLEAALRSVLS from the coding sequence ATGCATGTTCTCATTCTGGGCGGCACTGGCTTTGTGGGGCGGTATGTTGCCGCTGCGCTGATGCGCGAGGGCCATGAGGTAAGCGTGGTTTCACGCAGTGCGGGCAAGGGGGGCAACGGCCCCAGACGCGTGGTGTGGAATGGTTGGGACGGCGCTGCGCTGGCAGGCATGCTGGACGGCATAGATGCCATCATAAACCTGCAGGGCGAAAATATCGGCGGGGGCCGCTGGACGGACGAACGCAAGCAGGCCATCGTCAACAGCCGCGTTGAAACCGGACGAGCGCTGTGTGTTGCCCTGCGCATGCGCAGGGAACAGTCACAAACCCTGCCAGCCACTCTTTTGCAGGCTTCTGCCAGCGGCTACTACGGCCTGTGGCAGGAAAACGCGCCCCCCTGCGACGAGGAGGCCCCCTCGGGCAAGGGCTTTCTGGCAGATACCTGCCGCCAGTGGGAACAAAGCACCGTACCTGCTGAAGCTCTGGGCGTGCGCCGCTGCGTGCTGCGATTTGCACCCGTGCTGGGCAAAAAGGCCGATGGCACGCCCGGCGGGTTTATCGAACGCATGTTGCCGCCTTTCCGCATGCGTGTGGGTGGGCCGCTGGGCTCGGGCCGCCAGCCATTTTGCTGGACCCACCTTGAGGACATTGCCAGGGTCGCATCCATGCTGCTGCAACGCATAGATCTTGCGGGCGCATTCAACATCTGCGCGCCGCGCACCCCCAGCATGAGCGAATTTACCCGCACCCTCGGCAAGGTGTGCGGCAGCCCCTCGTGGCTGCCAGTACCGGCCACTGTGCTGCGCCTTATGCTGGGGCAGATGGCTGAAGAACTGCTGCTGTCAGGGCAAAATCCCAAACCTCTGCGCCTGCAGGCCGCTGGCTACGCTTTTCGCCAGCCAGATCTGGAGGCTGCCCTGCGCAGCGTTTTGAGCTAG
- a CDS encoding LysR family transcriptional regulator has protein sequence MTLTQLEIFSAVADCRGFTAAALRLGISQSGVSHAIEALEQEFGVSLLRRGKNPELTDVGARLLRQAQAMLGLAESMRQEASAARGMKRGTLRIGSFGPTASLRLLPPVLEKYRAAFPGIEIHVDEGPDGEVTQWLADYRVDVGFVTLPNERFDTFSLMQDQLVALLPTAHPLSGKRSVTLADLCASPFAMTRAGSEDIIERLFHAAGLQPDIQCRSLQLVSTIAAVARGDAVSIVAESALPPETTHSYVKKPLRPAAVRKVALAVPDTGRMSPATREFIRIAQQVFATQAAHGVKAREKLPTARQQV, from the coding sequence ATGACCCTCACCCAGCTTGAAATATTTTCTGCCGTAGCGGATTGCCGGGGTTTTACGGCGGCGGCCCTGCGACTGGGCATCTCGCAGTCTGGTGTATCACACGCCATTGAGGCTCTGGAGCAGGAATTTGGCGTCAGCCTGCTGCGCCGCGGCAAAAACCCGGAGCTTACCGATGTGGGCGCACGCCTGCTGCGTCAGGCACAGGCCATGCTGGGGCTGGCTGAATCCATGCGGCAAGAGGCCTCTGCCGCACGCGGCATGAAACGCGGCACGCTGCGCATCGGATCCTTTGGGCCTACGGCTTCGCTGCGCCTGCTGCCCCCGGTGCTTGAAAAATACCGCGCGGCCTTTCCCGGCATTGAAATTCATGTGGATGAAGGCCCCGACGGCGAGGTGACTCAATGGCTGGCGGATTACCGCGTGGATGTGGGCTTTGTGACCCTGCCCAACGAGCGCTTTGACACCTTTTCTCTCATGCAGGATCAGCTGGTAGCTCTGCTGCCCACGGCGCACCCGCTGTCAGGCAAGCGCTCTGTAACGCTTGCAGACCTTTGCGCCAGCCCCTTTGCCATGACAAGGGCCGGGTCAGAGGACATCATCGAACGCCTGTTCCATGCGGCGGGTTTACAGCCCGATATCCAATGCCGTTCGTTGCAGCTTGTGAGCACCATCGCCGCCGTGGCACGGGGTGACGCCGTAAGCATTGTGGCAGAATCGGCCCTGCCGCCGGAGACCACACACTCTTACGTCAAAAAGCCCCTGCGCCCCGCCGCGGTGCGCAAGGTTGCCCTGGCCGTGCCTGATACAGGCCGCATGTCGCCCGCCACCAGGGAATTCATACGCATTGCCCAGCAGGTCTTTGCCACACAAGCAGCACACGGGGTCAAAGCAAGAGAAAAATTGCCTACTGCACGGCAACAGGTGTAG
- a CDS encoding DMT family transporter yields MIAATRDASVYVRLALVAVAWGGTFIAGRSLAGVAPMFSACLRFVLASAALSLFLLLSGKGFRRVNLRQTLVVTLLGFCGIFSYSFFFFSGLQYISASRAALIVALNPAVMTLIAYLFYRERVTTLKVLGIVLCFCGVALVVGGGDPQGAAGGRGWPGEALIGGCVLSWSAYSVFCKNVVRQLGPLHTVTYSIYAGTVMLVLYAAATGELHMGAVWRFSLTEIASLFYLGVIGSAVAYIWYYDGIQQIGVARASVFIALNPLSAVLFGAALLGEQMTLATLLGGVLIISGIVAENRQSGGTAQQKRQPPVQSKG; encoded by the coding sequence ATGATTGCAGCTACAAGAGACGCTTCTGTTTATGTGCGGCTGGCTTTGGTGGCAGTGGCCTGGGGTGGAACATTTATCGCGGGCAGAAGTCTTGCCGGGGTAGCGCCCATGTTCTCGGCCTGCCTGCGATTTGTGCTGGCCTCGGCGGCCCTGAGCCTGTTTTTGCTGCTTTCGGGCAAGGGGTTCAGGCGGGTAAACCTCCGTCAGACGCTGGTGGTAACCCTGCTGGGTTTTTGCGGCATTTTTTCGTACAGCTTTTTCTTTTTCAGCGGGTTACAGTACATCAGCGCCTCGCGGGCGGCCCTGATTGTGGCCCTTAACCCCGCAGTCATGACCCTCATCGCCTATCTGTTTTACAGGGAGCGTGTAACCACGCTCAAGGTGCTGGGTATTGTGCTGTGTTTTTGCGGTGTGGCTCTGGTTGTGGGCGGGGGCGACCCGCAGGGTGCGGCAGGAGGGCGCGGCTGGCCGGGCGAGGCGCTCATTGGCGGCTGCGTGCTGAGCTGGAGCGCCTACAGTGTATTTTGCAAAAATGTGGTGCGTCAGTTGGGGCCTCTGCACACTGTTACCTATTCCATTTACGCCGGTACGGTCATGCTGGTGCTCTACGCAGCTGCCACAGGTGAGCTGCACATGGGCGCGGTATGGCGCTTTAGCCTGACCGAGATCGCAAGCCTGTTCTACCTTGGGGTGATCGGCTCTGCCGTAGCCTATATCTGGTATTACGACGGCATACAGCAGATCGGCGTGGCCCGGGCCAGTGTGTTTATTGCCCTCAATCCATTGTCGGCAGTGCTTTTTGGCGCGGCTCTGCTGGGTGAGCAGATGACCCTTGCCACCCTGTTGGGCGGGGTGCTGATAATCAGCGGCATCGTGGCTGAAAACCGGCAAAGCGGTGGAACTGCCCAGCAGAAAAGGCAGCCACCGGTTCAGTCAAAAGGCTGA
- a CDS encoding helix-turn-helix domain-containing protein gives MSKSSAPSTGGLYDDKTQCPILHVFRRIGGKWKLPILWHLADQETVRYNELKRSVRGVTNMMLTKCLRELEDFGLVIRKQYNEVPPRVEYSLTERGKKLLPALGELYAWGREQLDFEKDAGILDAAGCACQSGAAQPFD, from the coding sequence ATGTCAAAATCTTCCGCACCATCCACCGGCGGCCTGTACGACGACAAGACCCAATGCCCCATCCTGCATGTTTTCAGGCGCATCGGCGGCAAGTGGAAACTGCCTATCCTGTGGCATCTGGCTGATCAGGAAACAGTGCGCTACAACGAACTCAAACGCAGTGTGCGGGGTGTCACCAACATGATGCTGACCAAGTGCCTGCGCGAGCTGGAAGATTTCGGACTGGTTATCCGCAAACAGTACAACGAAGTCCCCCCACGGGTGGAATACTCCCTCACCGAGCGCGGCAAAAAGTTGCTCCCGGCCCTGGGAGAACTGTACGCCTGGGGTCGGGAGCAACTAGATTTTGAAAAAGATGCCGGCATACTTGATGCCGCAGGCTGCGCCTGTCAGTCTGGCGCTGCTCAGCCTTTTGACTGA
- a CDS encoding NAD(P)H-dependent oxidoreductase: MKIYAINGGPRKKHNTAQLLQAALEGAAAAPCAEPVETEMIHLYDLNYNGCVSCFSCKRKGGKSYGHCAVKDDLTPVLEKLAQADGVIFGSPIYFGNITGKLRSFFERLMFAYFVYDENYSSLAPKRMPTAFVYTMNVDSTLMEQYGYRQNLQGMEMFAGRLFGEPQVLHACNTYQFDDYSKYECERFSESEKAAHRAVQFPKDLEEARKIGAAMVTAGK; encoded by the coding sequence ATGAAAATTTACGCAATAAATGGTGGCCCGAGGAAAAAGCACAATACAGCCCAGCTGTTGCAGGCTGCGCTGGAAGGAGCCGCAGCCGCGCCCTGTGCCGAACCTGTCGAAACCGAAATGATCCACCTGTACGACCTGAACTACAACGGCTGTGTGAGCTGTTTTTCCTGCAAGCGGAAAGGCGGCAAGAGCTACGGCCACTGCGCGGTCAAGGATGACCTGACCCCTGTGCTGGAAAAACTTGCGCAGGCCGATGGTGTCATTTTTGGCAGCCCCATCTACTTTGGCAATATTACCGGCAAGCTGCGCAGCTTTTTTGAACGCCTGATGTTTGCCTACTTTGTGTACGACGAGAATTACAGCTCCCTGGCTCCCAAGCGCATGCCCACGGCCTTTGTTTACACCATGAATGTGGACAGCACCCTGATGGAGCAGTACGGCTACCGCCAGAACCTGCAGGGCATGGAAATGTTTGCGGGCCGCCTGTTTGGGGAGCCGCAGGTGCTGCACGCCTGCAATACCTACCAGTTTGACGACTACAGCAAATATGAGTGCGAGCGTTTTTCGGAATCGGAAAAAGCCGCCCATCGGGCAGTCCAGTTCCCCAAGGATCTGGAAGAGGCCCGCAAGATTGGTGCGGCCATGGTTACTGCGGGCAAATAA
- a CDS encoding ABC transporter ATP-binding protein: MLLEVENLYAGYGKIEALHGISFHVNKGEIVTLIGANGAGKSTTLKAVMRLTPPESPTVISGDIRFNGESILKTEPHHVVARLKMDLVPEGRHIFGNLTVSENLKLATWTRKDNNIQKDVDKVFELFPRLKERMHQRSDTLSGGEQQMLAVGRALMTNCSVLLLDEPSMGLSPLLMYDMFRTLKQLNSEGLTVVVVEQNARLALQVADRGYVLDTGAIVAEGTAAELADTPEIKAAYLGA, translated from the coding sequence ATGCTACTGGAAGTTGAAAATCTCTACGCCGGCTATGGCAAGATTGAAGCCCTTCACGGCATTTCGTTTCACGTGAACAAGGGCGAAATTGTTACCCTTATCGGGGCTAACGGCGCGGGCAAGTCTACCACGCTCAAGGCCGTCATGCGCCTGACCCCGCCGGAATCGCCCACTGTCATCAGTGGCGACATCCGCTTTAACGGCGAATCCATCCTGAAAACCGAGCCCCATCACGTGGTGGCCCGCCTCAAGATGGACCTTGTGCCCGAGGGCCGCCACATTTTCGGCAACCTTACGGTGAGCGAAAATCTCAAGCTGGCCACCTGGACGCGCAAGGACAACAATATCCAGAAAGACGTGGACAAGGTTTTTGAGCTTTTTCCGCGCCTCAAGGAACGCATGCACCAGCGCAGCGACACGCTCTCTGGCGGCGAACAGCAGATGCTGGCCGTGGGACGCGCGCTCATGACCAATTGCTCGGTGCTGCTATTGGACGAACCCTCCATGGGTCTTTCACCCCTGCTCATGTACGACATGTTCCGCACGCTCAAGCAGCTCAACAGCGAGGGCCTGACCGTGGTTGTGGTGGAACAGAATGCCCGTCTGGCCCTTCAGGTAGCCGACCGTGGCTACGTGCTCGATACCGGAGCCATCGTGGCTGAAGGCACCGCCGCAGAGCTGGCCGATACGCCAGAAATCAAGGCCGCCTATCTGGGCGCATAG
- a CDS encoding ABC transporter ATP-binding protein — translation MALLEMKEVTQRFGGLIALTDFSIAVEDHTLVGLIGPNGAGKTTVFNLASGFYHATEGQIIFNGQAYDTRLEPHQVTAMGMARTFQNIRLWNDMTVLDNICVSQYHRLGYGLLDAWLNNGRYSREEKRVRQKALKILEIMELADVANEFPKNLPYGLQRRVELARALSTDPKLLLLDEPAAGLNSSDVDGLIKHIRWIFDEFKIAIWMIEHQMKVVMSLCQHITVVEFGKTIAKGTPQEIQSNPDVIKAYLGDENV, via the coding sequence TTGGCACTGCTTGAAATGAAAGAAGTCACGCAACGCTTCGGCGGGCTGATTGCGCTAACGGATTTTTCCATCGCCGTTGAAGACCACACCCTTGTGGGCCTCATTGGCCCCAACGGCGCTGGCAAGACTACGGTATTCAATCTGGCTTCGGGCTTTTACCACGCCACCGAGGGGCAGATCATCTTTAACGGCCAGGCATATGATACGCGCCTTGAGCCGCATCAGGTTACGGCCATGGGCATGGCACGCACCTTTCAGAACATCCGCCTGTGGAACGACATGACGGTGCTCGACAACATCTGCGTGTCGCAATACCACCGGCTGGGCTACGGGCTGCTGGACGCATGGCTCAACAACGGGCGCTATAGCCGCGAAGAAAAGCGTGTGCGCCAGAAGGCCTTAAAGATTCTCGAAATCATGGAACTGGCAGATGTGGCCAACGAGTTTCCCAAAAACCTGCCCTACGGTCTGCAGCGCCGCGTGGAACTGGCCCGTGCCCTTTCCACCGACCCCAAGCTGCTGCTGCTCGACGAACCCGCCGCTGGTCTGAACTCTTCAGACGTGGACGGACTCATCAAGCACATCCGCTGGATCTTTGACGAATTCAAGATCGCCATCTGGATGATCGAGCACCAGATGAAGGTGGTCATGTCGCTGTGCCAGCACATTACCGTTGTTGAGTTCGGCAAGACCATTGCCAAGGGTACGCCGCAGGAAATTCAGTCCAACCCCGATGTCATCAAGGCCTACTTGGGCGACGAGAACGTGTGA
- a CDS encoding branched-chain amino acid ABC transporter permease: MQQKKLDCLLFLLGGLVLVFAEYFSWIDGYWLSVIKFMGLNIIFATSLNLVNGYMGEFSCGHAGFMCVGAYVGGLISIILFTKNKMMGAPLLPPELAPLLFPFVLAAAGGVASLFGLLVALPSFKTRDDYLAIITIAANYIIISLIINIDFVGGPRGLTGMRSVVRAMESVAEIPWMMIWMLLGVMITTMMLHRLVNSTLGKGIPAVCQNEVAAEIMSVNTKRVKLVAFMVSAGIAGVAGALYAHMFSSIYANSFGIMKSTEAMVMVYLGGMGSLSGSVLAAVLFTLLIELLRFALPAMSDVAHMLPFVPDSFNISQEWKWVIIPLILILLMQFRPEGLLGNRELTDVFPKLKRLVSFGKQD, encoded by the coding sequence ATCCAGCAGAAAAAGCTCGACTGTCTCCTCTTTCTGCTGGGCGGTCTGGTGCTTGTTTTTGCCGAATACTTTTCGTGGATTGACGGCTACTGGCTCTCGGTCATCAAGTTCATGGGCCTCAACATCATATTCGCCACAAGCCTGAACCTTGTGAACGGCTACATGGGCGAATTTTCATGTGGTCATGCGGGCTTCATGTGCGTGGGCGCCTATGTGGGCGGGCTTATTTCCATCATTCTGTTTACCAAAAACAAGATGATGGGTGCCCCTCTGCTGCCGCCCGAGCTGGCCCCCCTGCTCTTTCCTTTTGTGCTTGCAGCAGCGGGTGGCGTGGCCTCGCTTTTTGGCTTGCTGGTGGCCCTGCCCTCGTTCAAAACGCGCGACGACTATCTGGCCATCATCACCATCGCGGCCAACTACATCATCATTTCGCTCATCATCAACATTGACTTTGTGGGTGGCCCGCGCGGCCTCACGGGCATGCGCAGCGTTGTGCGCGCCATGGAAAGCGTGGCCGAAATACCCTGGATGATGATCTGGATGCTGCTGGGTGTGATGATCACAACCATGATGCTGCACCGCCTGGTCAACAGCACTCTGGGCAAGGGTATTCCCGCCGTATGCCAGAATGAGGTTGCCGCAGAAATCATGAGCGTCAACACCAAGCGGGTTAAGCTTGTGGCCTTTATGGTTTCGGCGGGTATTGCCGGTGTGGCGGGCGCGCTGTACGCCCACATGTTCAGCTCCATCTACGCCAACAGCTTCGGCATCATGAAATCTACCGAGGCCATGGTCATGGTGTATCTGGGCGGCATGGGCTCGCTCTCTGGCTCTGTGCTGGCGGCCGTGCTCTTTACCCTGCTTATCGAACTTTTGCGTTTTGCCCTTCCGGCCATGAGCGATGTGGCGCACATGCTGCCCTTTGTGCCCGATTCGTTCAATATCAGCCAGGAATGGAAGTGGGTTATCATCCCGCTGATTCTTATCCTGCTCATGCAGTTCAGGCCTGAAGGCCTGCTGGGCAACCGGGAACTGACCGACGTGTTCCCCAAACTGAAACGGCTGGTCAGCTTCGGCAAGCAAGACTAG
- a CDS encoding branched-chain amino acid ABC transporter permease has translation MDFLLQQTLNALQWGSFYALIALGYTLVYGVLRLINFAHGDIFMVGAYISFFVATYLISSDGLGLSQPMTLWLTIVLTMGLTALVGVTLERIAYRPLRRKGAHRLYVVITALMCGLILENGNLALLGATKRKLPELIDKTVYSIGPLVITNLKVWVIIAAVLVFLFLQTIVTRTKVGMAMRAVSWDRFALPLMGIPLDSVIVVTFVLGSGIAGLGGMLFAMCYPNLEPYMGAMIGWKAFIAAVVGGIGDIRGAFVGGFLLAFVEIMVVAFLPSTYMDLFSFTILLLILWVRPTGIFGMPQTTKI, from the coding sequence ATGGACTTTTTGCTGCAACAGACCCTCAACGCCTTGCAATGGGGCAGCTTTTACGCCCTGATTGCCCTGGGCTACACCCTGGTTTACGGGGTGCTGCGCCTCATCAACTTCGCCCACGGCGATATTTTTATGGTTGGGGCCTACATTTCGTTCTTTGTTGCCACATACCTGATTTCGTCCGACGGGCTTGGCCTTTCGCAGCCAATGACCCTGTGGCTGACCATTGTGCTCACCATGGGCCTTACAGCACTTGTGGGCGTTACGCTTGAACGCATCGCCTACCGCCCCCTGCGCCGCAAGGGCGCACACAGGCTGTATGTGGTTATTACAGCCCTTATGTGCGGCCTTATCCTTGAAAACGGCAACCTCGCACTGCTGGGCGCAACAAAGCGTAAGCTTCCTGAACTAATCGACAAAACGGTATATTCCATTGGCCCGCTGGTGATAACCAACCTCAAGGTATGGGTTATCATAGCGGCTGTGCTGGTCTTTCTGTTTTTGCAGACCATTGTCACACGCACCAAAGTGGGCATGGCCATGCGGGCCGTATCGTGGGACCGCTTTGCCCTGCCACTCATGGGCATTCCGCTCGACAGCGTCATTGTGGTCACGTTTGTGCTGGGCTCCGGCATCGCCGGGCTTGGTGGCATGCTGTTTGCCATGTGCTACCCCAACCTTGAGCCATACATGGGCGCCATGATCGGCTGGAAGGCCTTTATCGCCGCTGTTGTGGGCGGCATTGGCGACATACGCGGCGCATTTGTGGGCGGCTTTTTGCTGGCCTTTGTAGAGATTATGGTGGTGGCCTTTTTGCCATCCACCTATATGGACCTGTTCTCCTTTACAATTTTGCTGCTCATCCTGTGGGTGCGGCCCACGGGCATTTTCGGCATGCCGCAAACGACCAAAATCTAG
- a CDS encoding ABC transporter substrate-binding protein has product MNLLKVASVCALSLFVGQAAMAAEAPIKIGFPIPLTGEIPKVGEGSKYAAEMLKEEINAKGGLKVGDKMYPLEFIYEDNESKPESAVNVTLKLIERDKVMAIVGPQSSRQAVPAGAVANDEQVPMITPWSTNPDATKDRPWVFRGAFLDPFQAPVAVDFTTKKFGAKKAAVLFEVSNDYSKGLADNFKEAFEKTHGKGSVVAMESHGPKDQDFSAQLTKIIAAKPDFIFVPENYSFAALIVPQARDLGYKGPFMGSDAWGSAELFNLCGKDCVNQYFSTHYTAEGATGKTKEFIDKYKAKYGYVPDDVAALTWDSINIVLQAIQKNGKIDPDLKKERKIIRDNMAGMEKFDGITGSMKFDENRDPIKCAVIVRVTETGAFAFVESVCPK; this is encoded by the coding sequence ATGAATTTGCTGAAAGTAGCGTCAGTCTGTGCCCTGTCTCTCTTCGTGGGGCAGGCGGCCATGGCCGCAGAAGCTCCAATCAAAATCGGGTTCCCCATCCCCCTTACCGGTGAAATTCCCAAGGTGGGTGAAGGTTCCAAGTACGCGGCTGAAATGCTGAAGGAAGAGATCAACGCCAAGGGCGGGCTGAAAGTGGGTGACAAGATGTACCCACTTGAATTTATTTATGAAGACAATGAATCCAAACCCGAATCTGCCGTTAACGTCACCCTGAAGCTTATTGAGCGTGACAAGGTCATGGCCATTGTAGGCCCGCAGTCTTCCCGTCAGGCCGTGCCCGCAGGCGCTGTTGCCAATGACGAACAGGTTCCCATGATCACCCCCTGGTCCACCAACCCCGACGCCACCAAGGACCGCCCCTGGGTGTTCCGCGGCGCCTTCCTTGACCCCTTCCAGGCTCCTGTGGCCGTTGACTTTACCACCAAGAAGTTTGGCGCCAAAAAGGCCGCCGTGCTGTTTGAAGTCTCCAACGACTACTCCAAGGGTCTTGCCGACAACTTCAAGGAAGCCTTTGAAAAGACCCACGGCAAGGGCTCTGTGGTGGCCATGGAATCGCACGGTCCCAAAGACCAGGACTTCTCGGCCCAGCTGACCAAGATCATCGCCGCCAAGCCCGACTTTATCTTTGTGCCTGAAAACTACAGCTTTGCGGCCCTTATCGTGCCTCAGGCCCGTGACCTCGGCTACAAGGGCCCCTTCATGGGTTCTGACGCCTGGGGTTCTGCCGAACTCTTCAACCTTTGTGGCAAGGACTGCGTCAACCAGTACTTCTCCACCCACTACACCGCTGAAGGCGCCACCGGCAAGACCAAGGAATTCATCGACAAGTACAAGGCCAAGTATGGCTATGTGCCGGACGACGTTGCCGCTCTGACCTGGGACTCCATCAACATCGTGCTTCAGGCCATCCAGAAGAACGGCAAGATCGACCCCGACCTCAAGAAGGAACGCAAGATCATCCGCGACAACATGGCTGGCATGGAAAAATTTGACGGCATCACGGGTAGCATGAAGTTTGACGAAAACCGCGACCCCATCAAGTGTGCTGTTATCGTGCGCGTGACGGAAACTGGCGCATTCGCCTTCGTGGAATCTGTCTGCCCCAAATAG